AGGTTCGTCATGAGTGTCTCGCTGATAGGCCGTAGCGGCGCACTTGCCTTCATCAAAGCCAAGCGCCTTCGTATTCCATTGTTCATGGAACGTGTTTCTGCTGGTTTTCCCTCACCAGCGCAGGATTATGTTGAGCAAACGCTCGACCTTAACGAGCTTTGCATCAAACGACCGGCTGCAACGTTCTTTGTGCGTGTTGAAGGTGATTCTATGATTGATGCCGGGATTCACCCAGATGATATTCTGGTGGTTGATCGCTCTGTCCAAGCAGAACACGGTGACATTGTCATCGCTGGTATCCATGGTGAACTCACGGTAAAGGAGCTTCAACTAAGGCCGTGCGTCATGCTGCTCCCAAGAAACCAGGTGTATGAGCCCATTCATATTCCTGAAGGGACAGAGTTAGAGATATTTGGTGTGGTCACCAATGTGGTGCGAAACATGCGCCGCAAGTCGTGAGTATCCCATGCCTGTATTTGCCTTGGTGGACTGCAACAATTTTTACGCCAGTTGTGAGAAGCTGTTTCGTCCTGATTTAAAAGATACGCCGGTTGTGGTGCTGTCTAACAATGACGGCTGCGTGGTTGCACGCTCACGTGAAGCTAAGTTACTCGGTATAAAAATGGGCGTACCCGTCTTTCAGATCAAAGCTGAAATGCAGCGCCATGGCATTTTGGCATTCTCGTCCAATTACGCGCTGTACGCAGATTTGAGCAGTCGAGTGATGCGCACTTTGGAGGAAATGGCACCACGAGTAGAGGTTTACTCCATTGACGAAGCGTTTTTAGATTTAACCGGTATAGAGTCTGCCATATCTCTTGTCGAGTTCGGACAACAAGTGCGAGAGCGGATAGGTAACTGGATTGGGATCACCGTCTGTGTAGGCATTGCACCGACTAAAACACTCGCCAAACTGGCAAACCATGCCGCCAAAAAGTATCCAGCCACTCAGGGCGTTGTAGACCTGACCAATCCAGATCGGCAACGTCGATTACTCGCATTAGTCCCGGTTGATGATGTTTGGGGCGTTGGTAGACGGCTTTCTAAGCGTTTAAATGCGTTGGGTATCACCACAGCCTTAGACCTAGCCAATGCCTCCCCTAGAGCCATCAGAGACCAGTTTTCAGTGGTTTTAGAGAGAACCGTCAGAGAGCTCAATGGTGAGTCGTGCATTGAACTTGAAGAGATCCCGCCAACTAAGAAGCAAATCGTCTGTAGCCGTTCATTTGGCGTAAAAGTAACGCACTTTGAATTGTTACGTGAGGCCGTATGTGAACACGCAACCCGCGCCACTGAAAAGCTACGCAAAGAACAGCAGCAAGCCAAAGTGATGACCGTGTTCATACGTACCAGCCCCTTTAAGGACAACGAGCCGCAATACAGCAACTCTGCATCGGGTGAGTTACTGATCCCCAGTTGCGATACACGGGATTTTATCGAGCTGGCCAATCACTTACTCAAGCGGATATGGAAAGATGGCTTTCGCTATGCCAAAGCGGGCGTCATGCTGTCTGACTTTTACGATCCTGGCATGTTTCAACCAGGACTATTCGATGACGTATCGACCCGCTCTAATAGCCAGCAGTTAATGTCTGTATTGGACATCATTAACCAAAGTGGTGCCGGAAAGGTTTTCTTTGCTGGACAAGGTACGAAGAAAGATTGGTCGATGAAGCGAGAGCATTTGTCTCCCGCCTACACAACACGCTGGGACCAGTTGCCGCGAGTTAAGTAGCGCAGTTGACTCAATACACATTCACTCTGCGATACAGCATGTTGAGCTTATCAACCTGGCTTCGAACATCACTGAAGAATTCTTCTTTCTCCATGGTCAGAGAAAGCTAACCATCTTAGAACCTATTTCTTATGCCGGGTCCAATGCAGTGTAGAACTGTGTATTGAATGAACAGGACGCCGACTTCAAGCGCAAGACATTGACTATTCATAAAAGAAAAAATGATCAAAAACTCGATTTTACTATTGAAAAGGGTTCTGGACTGAGAGATCTCAATGGGAGCTTTTGAACACGGATACACAGGAAAAAGCCGAAGTCCTACACAATGTGACGATTCAAGATTTGTCTCTAGGCTTAAGCCCCTGTTGGCATAACGTACCGCCTCTGTGTAACGGGGGATTGAATTAAGTATTTTCACGTAACCACTGACGAAGCCCCACGAAAATGCGTTCACAAAACCTACACTAAAACCCAATCAAGTGCTATTATGTTCAAAATTCAGCACCTATGTTCACATAAAGGCCTAAAAATGAAGTATGCGAGAGAATTATCAAAAATTATTGAAGGTGGTGTGCTTGGAAAGATCAATCAGGTAAAAGCTTATACAGAATTTCTTGCAGACAAATTAGAAAGTGATGGAGAGCATAAGATTGCCAAACGATTAAGAACTTCCATGTCCGATAGTCTTCTGGCTTCTGGCTATAACTTAGCATCGGCACAGCCAGCAAGGCAGTTGAGAGCACCAGTTGATAAAGATAGCCATATGGCGTTAGCTGATATTACCTATCCAGGGTCTAATCATTCTGGCATGGCAGTTCTTGATGCAACAACTAAAGCTCAAGTTGATGAATTTATTTCCTTTGTTTTAAAAGCAGAAAAATTAGCTGATGCAGGCCTAAGTAGTGCCCCATCGCTATTGTTGTATGGTCCTCCTGGTTGCGGTAAAACACTACTTGCTCACAATGTAGCCGCACAACTTGAACTACCGTTGTTCACTGCTCGTTGCGATTCTTTGGTATCGTCGCTTCTTGGCTCAACATCTAAGAATATAAGATCACTTTTTGACTTTGCATCGCAGCAGCCATGCGTTTTGTTTTTAGATGAATTTGATGCTTTAGCTAAAGCAAGAGACGATCAACATGAGTTGGGAGAGTTAAAACGTGTGGTAGTCAGTCTGCTTCAAAACATCGATGCACTTCCTAAAGATACAATAATCATTGCCGCAACAAATCACGAACAATTGTTGGATCCTGCTGTTTGGAGACGCTTCGAGCTTCGAATTAAACTAAATGCTCCAGATTCTGTTACAAGAGAACAGATTTACCGTAATGAGTTAGCAGAGTTTTCTCCATCTAAGCTACAGAAAACAGTTGAGCATTCAGTTGGACTATCGGGAGCAATTATTGCTCAAATATGCGTTGCAGCAAAAAGAAAAGCGATTTTGAATGATGAAAATCAGACTACTGAGCAAGAGTTGTTGTATCGGATTGCAAT
The Pseudoalteromonas viridis DNA segment above includes these coding regions:
- the umuC gene encoding translesion error-prone DNA polymerase V subunit UmuC, with the protein product MPVFALVDCNNFYASCEKLFRPDLKDTPVVVLSNNDGCVVARSREAKLLGIKMGVPVFQIKAEMQRHGILAFSSNYALYADLSSRVMRTLEEMAPRVEVYSIDEAFLDLTGIESAISLVEFGQQVRERIGNWIGITVCVGIAPTKTLAKLANHAAKKYPATQGVVDLTNPDRQRRLLALVPVDDVWGVGRRLSKRLNALGITTALDLANASPRAIRDQFSVVLERTVRELNGESCIELEEIPPTKKQIVCSRSFGVKVTHFELLREAVCEHATRATEKLRKEQQQAKVMTVFIRTSPFKDNEPQYSNSASGELLIPSCDTRDFIELANHLLKRIWKDGFRYAKAGVMLSDFYDPGMFQPGLFDDVSTRSNSQQLMSVLDIINQSGAGKVFFAGQGTKKDWSMKREHLSPAYTTRWDQLPRVK
- a CDS encoding AAA family ATPase, giving the protein MKYARELSKIIEGGVLGKINQVKAYTEFLADKLESDGEHKIAKRLRTSMSDSLLASGYNLASAQPARQLRAPVDKDSHMALADITYPGSNHSGMAVLDATTKAQVDEFISFVLKAEKLADAGLSSAPSLLLYGPPGCGKTLLAHNVAAQLELPLFTARCDSLVSSLLGSTSKNIRSLFDFASQQPCVLFLDEFDALAKARDDQHELGELKRVVVSLLQNIDALPKDTIIIAATNHEQLLDPAVWRRFELRIKLNAPDSVTREQIYRNELAEFSPSKLQKTVEHSVGLSGAIIAQICVAAKRKAILNDENQTTEQELLYRIAMVRYSNVIESEKEATDKLVELKNLNSELFTVRLLSKIFGMSTGKISNLLNRDENEQ
- the umuD gene encoding translesion error-prone DNA polymerase V autoproteolytic subunit, with the translated sequence MSVSLIGRSGALAFIKAKRLRIPLFMERVSAGFPSPAQDYVEQTLDLNELCIKRPAATFFVRVEGDSMIDAGIHPDDILVVDRSVQAEHGDIVIAGIHGELTVKELQLRPCVMLLPRNQVYEPIHIPEGTELEIFGVVTNVVRNMRRKS